One Acidimicrobiia bacterium genomic window, GGCCCGGGATACTCAGGAGGTTCCTCCTTCGGCAATACATACCCGTTCCCCGGCGGTGTGGCAGCCGGCTATCACACGTTCGCGATCGAGTGGCAGCCGGATCTGATCGAGTGGTACGTGGACGGCATCGTCTATCACACGGCGACGCCGGCCGATGTCGCTCCCAACCAGTGGGTGTTCAACGACCCCGTCTACTTGCTCCTCAACCTGGCCGTCGGCGGCAACTTCGGCGGTGAAGTGAGCGACGCACTGACCTTCCCGCAGGAGTTGAAGGTCGACTACGTGCGGGTCTACCAGGGCCCCGACACGGCTGAGCGGTTCGAGACGTCGTTCGTTGACGACTTCTCCGGCTGGCAGCAGGTCGTCGTACCGTTCGACGCCTTCGTGCGCAGTGCCGCTCAGCCGAATGGAGCGCCCGACGATGGCCTCAGCCTCAACGAAGTATGGGGTTACGGTTTCGACCTCCCGGACGCCGGTTCGAGCACCGGAACACTGTGGCTGGATCAGGTGCGGCTCGTCCCAGAGCCGCGCCTCGTAACAAATCTGAACGACGCGGGGCCGGGCTCGCTACGGCAGGCGATCGCCGACGTCGTAGCCGGCGGAAACGTCGTGTTCGATCCCAGCCTCGCCGGCGGAACGATCACGCTCAGCTCCGGCCCGCTGGTCATTGGCAAAGCCGTCTCAATCGACGGCTCCGGTGCAGCCGGAATCGTGGTGAGCGGCGGCGGTGCAGACCGTGTCCTCATCGTCGGCCCCGGTGGGGTGGGCAACATCGGCCATCTCACCCTGGCCGACGGCTACGGCTGGCAGCTGGCAGGATGCGTGCTCAACAACGGTTCGCTCACGCTCGACCACGCCACGGTGACTGGGTGCACCATGGCAACCGATGCCGGCGAGTTCTGGCAGGGCGGCGGTGGCATCTACAACGGTGACGGCGCAACGCTGAGCCTCGTTGACAGTACGGTGGCCGACAATCACGCCGCCTGGTCCGGTGGCGGTGTGTATTCGTTCCTCAACACGACCACCACAATCGTCCGAAGCACGATCAATGGAAATGTGTCGAATGATGTTGGGGGTGCCTTCCGCTCTCTCGGCAACGTGACGATCACGAACAGCACGATCAGCGGCAACACAGCAATCGGGTGGCACGGCGGTGCGATCTTCCAGACTGACGGAGACGTCAGCATCTCGAATTCGACCGTAGCCAACAATGTTGGTCCGGACTGGGCACCCTCGACGTTCTTCATCGGTCAGTACGGTGGCGGATTTGTGCCAACGCTGACGCTGACCAACACGATCGTCACGGGTAATCAGTGGTACGCCTGTGAGAAGTTCGCATCGGGTACTCCCGGAAACGTCGTGTCCGGAGGTAGCAACCTGGTGCAGGACGACTCGTGCAACCCGGTCGGATCCGACCTGATCGGCGTCGACGCCCTGATCAGCCCTCTCGCCGACAACGGCGGCCCGACATTCACTCACGCACTGCTGCCGGGCAGCCCGGCGATCGACGCGGCCAATGCGTCGGCGTGCCCGGCCACCGACCAGCGCGGAGTCACTCGGCCGCAGGGTGCCGGTTGCGATGTCGGAGCGTTCGAACTCGAGTGAGGTTGTCAATCGTCCACCTCCGGGCTCCGGCCGGTTTCCCCGGCCGGAGCCCCTCCTCCAACAGGGACCTGAAGCCGTGATCTCCCACGATTCGACAATTGAACAGCTCATCGCGGGGATGACGCCGGCTGAGAAGATCGGCCAGATGACACAGGCATCAAATGAGGCCATCACCCCTCGCGAGGTAGCGGATCTATCCATCGGATCGGTGCTGTCCGGTGGCAACGGCAACCCGACGCCGAACACCCCCTCGGTATGGGCCGACATGGTCGGGTCGTTTGTCGAAGCTGCCGGTCAATCGGGGATTCCACTGGTTTACGGCGTCGACGCGGTCCACGGCCACAGCAACGTGGGCGGGGCAACGATCTTCCCGCACAACATCGGGCTCGGCTCGGCCGGAGACGAAGGTCTCGTCGAGCGAATCGGGCAGGCCACCGCCACCGAGATGCGGGCAACGGGAATCCGCTGGACATTTGCTCCGACGGTGGCGGTGCCACAGGACATCAGGTGGGGCAGGACCTATGAGGGTTACGGGCGGGATCCTGAATTGGTGGCCAAGCAGAGTGCCGCGTTGGTGAGAGGCCTGCAAGGATCCGGGCAAGGGCCCCTGTCCGTCCTGGCCTGCGCCAAGCACTTCGTGGGTGACGGAGCCACCACGTGGGGCACCGCGCCCCGTTTCAGCTGGGAGCACTGGTGGGACGGCTGGGGCGATAGCTGGCAGATCGATCAGGGCGACGCCCGGATCTCGGAGGAGCAACTCCGCTCAATCCACCTCCGCCCCTATATCGCCGCCCTCGAGGCGGGCGTCATGACCGTCATGGCCTCTTACAACTCGTGGAATGGCGAGAAACTGCATGCCCACCACGGCCTGCTATCCGGCGTGCTGAAGGAAGAGCTCGGATTCCGGGGATTCGTGGTATCGGATTGGATGGGGGTCGACCAGATCGACTCGGACTACGAGACGAGCGTCGTCAGGGCCATCAACGCCGGCGTCGACATGGTGATGGTCCCCGATGACTATCTCAGGTTCATCGAGGTCATGAAACGAGTGACGGCCTCCGGACGGATCCCGGTAGAGAGGATCGATGACGCGGTGCGCAGGATCCTCAGAGCGAAGCTTGCAGCCGGGCTCTTCGACCCCCAACCTCCGACGCCTCCGCTCAGCGCTGTCGGCTCAACGGAGCATCGCGCCCTCGCCGCCGAAGCAGTGCGGGGCAGCGCCGTCTTGCTGAAGAACGACGGAGCACTTCCCCTCGCTGCCGGCGCCCGATCAATTGAGGTGGCCGGCAGAGCAGCCGACGATATCGGCCTCCAATGCGGCGGCTGGACCGTGGGATGGCAGGGAGGTTCCGGACGAACCACCGCCGGGACGACACTGCTCGACGGGCTGCGAGCCTCCTCGCCACACGGCATCGAGTTCGACCCCTCCGGAGACTTCTCCAGTCCCAATCGCCCGGACATCGGGATTGTGTGCATCGCCGAGCCACCGTACGCCGAGGGACCGGGTGATCGGGCCACACCCACCGCCTCCGATGAGGACAGGGCCGTCTTTGCACGGATGCGCGAACGCGCTGATGTTTTGGTGCTGGTGGTCTACTCCGGCCGGCCACTGGTCATTCCGGACCTCATCGATCGGGCCGACGCCGTAGTAGCCGCCTGGCTTCCCGGCAGCGAAGGTGCCGCCCTGGGCGAAGTGTTGTCGGGTCTTCATCGGTTTTCCGCCCGGACCTCTCAGCCCTGGCCTCGCTCGTTTGAAGCCCTCGACGATCCGGAGCCCACCCCTCTGTTTCCGGCCGGACACGGCCTATCCCCCACCGCCGCCGATGCCGGCAGGAACTCAAAGACGACACCGCCAGAGCAAGTAAATGATTGAGGAGACATTGCTGATGAACCCCGAACCAGCCACAACTGCCGACCACCCGGTCGGTGAGGGCCTTATCGAGATCGACGGAGAAGGCTTCTATGCCATACCGGACGTCGATCAGATTCCGCCCTTCCTGATGAGCGTGGTCAGCGACGGGGATCGCTGGATGTTCATCTCCAGCACCGGAGGCCTCACCGCCGGACGAGGTGACTCCGCCGGAGCGATCTTCCGCTACGAAACCGACGACCGCCTGCACAACTCGGTGGGCTTCGCCGGACCGGTCACCGCTATTCGCATCTCCGGCGCAGAGGAGGGCGAGATGTGGACTCCGTTCCGCGGCAAGCCCCGATCGCAGGTTCATCGCAACCTCTACAAGGCGGTGGTCGGTGATTCGATCATCTTCGAAGAGACCCACCGGGAACTGCACCTCACGTTTCGATACCGGTGGGCGAGCAGCGGTGAGTTCGGCTTCGTACGGACTGCAACGCTCGTCAACGACGGCGACCAAGCGGTACGCGCCGACCTGATCGACGGCTTGCTCGATGTGCTTCCGTTTGGCCTCGACCCGTCGGTGTACCAGAGCAAGAACAACCTCACCAACGCATACAAGCGGAGTGAAATCATCGACCCAATCAGCCGCCTGGCCGTCTTCTCGCTCGAAGCCGGAGTGGTCGATCGCCCGGAACCCTCCGAGGTTCTTCGCAGCACAATCGCCTGGTCTGTGGGACTCGGCGAGTCTTCGGTGACGGTCGAGCCTTCCGCCCTGGCAAGTTTCGAAGCCGGGTATCCGCCGGCCGATGTCTCACTCCTCAAAGGCAGGCCGGGCGCCTACCTCCTGCGCGGCACCCTGGATCTCGCTCCCGGGGCCGACACTTCCTGGCACATCGTGGCCGATGCCGCCCAGGATCAGATCGCCGTCGCCGCCCTGCGGACGCAACTCCACTCGGCGGGTGATCTTCCGGACGCCATTACCGCTTCGCTGCGGGCTGCCAACAATTCGTTCGTCCGGATCATGGCACCGGCCGACGCGCTACAGCGGACCGGCGACCGTGTGGCCACGGCCCACCAGTTTGCCAACGTCACCTACAACGCCATGCGGGGCGGCGCTCCACTCGCCGGATACCGCATCAACACCGATGACTTCTCGAGGTTCTTGTTCGACCGGAACCGGAAGGTGGCAGGCCGGCACCGGGATTGGCTCCGGTCACTGCCGGAGGTGATCGACCGACAGGCGCTGCTGGAACAGATCGGCCGGACGGGCGATCGAGACCTCGAGCGGCTCGGCCACGGGTACCTGCCGTTCGGCTTCTCGCGCCGCCACGGTGACCCCAGCAGACCGTGGAACGCCTTTTCGATACGAATACACGACGACGCCGGCCGGCCCGTCATCTACTACGAAGGCAACTGGCGCGACATCTTCCAGAACTGGGAAGCGATGTGCATGAGCTTCCCCGAGTATTACCCCGACGTAATCTCGGTGTTCGTCAACGCCTCCACCCCCGATGGGTTCAACCCCTATCGCATCACCCGCGACGGCGTTGACTGGGAAGCGCCCGATCCCCACGACCCGTGGAGCAACATCGGATACTGGGGTGACCACCAGATCGTCTACCTGCTCCGCCTCCTCGAGGCTGCCGACCGCTTCCTGCCGGGGGAAGTGGGGCGTCTCCTCGGCGTATCGCGGTTCTCCTACGCCGACGTGCCCTACCGGATCGCCCCGTACCAACAACTCGTGGACGACCCGAAGGAAACGATCGACTACGACCAGGCGGCGGCGGCCCGGTCGGCCCGGCAAGTCGAACAGGTGGGCAACGATGGCAAGCTGATGCACGGAGAAGACGGCGAGGTTTACCACGTCACCTTGGCGGAGAAGATGCTGGTGCCCGCCCTCGCCAAGCTCTCCAACTTCGTGCCCGGCGGGGGTATCTGGATGAATACCCAGCGGCCGGAATGGAACGATGCCAACAACGCTTTGGTCGGATACGGCCTATCGATGGTGACTCTGTACCACCTCCGCAAGTACCTTCAGCACTTCAGTTCGCTGATCCGCGCAACCGGCCCGGCAGATGTGGAAATGTCCACCGAGGTCGCAGAGTGGCTGGCGACCGTCACCGCCGCCTTGCACGGGTCACCTGAACGTGGCTCCGACATCACGGACGGCTCCCGCAAGGAGCTCCTGGATAACCTCGGCGAGGCCTTCACCATCTACCGGTCCCGGGTCTACGAGTCCGGATTCTCGGGCCTCACGACGGTGGCGCTCGATTCGGTGGTTGAGCTCTGCGAGGTTGCCATCGAGCACCTTGACGGCGCCATTGGCGGCAACCGTCGGCCCGACGGCTTGTACCACTCCTACAACCTGATCCGGTTCGCGTCCGACGGGTCGGCTGCGTCGATAGAGCACCTACCGGAAATGCTCGAGGGCCAGGTGGCCGCCCTGAGTTCGGGCGTGCTCACCGCAGAGGAAAAGGCCGACGTGATCGATGCCTTGTTCGCCGGTGCCATGTACCGGACCGACCAGAACAGCTTCATGCTGTATCCGGCCCGACAGCTTCCATCGTTCCTCGACAAGAACGTCGTGCCTGCCGATGCGGTCGAAGGCAATCCGCTGCTCGGTGCGCTGCTCAAAGGGGGAGACCGTTCGGTTATCGCCGTCGACGTCGACGGCCGGTACCGGTTCAATGCCGCCTTCGCCAACCGGGACGACCTCGAAGCGCGGCTCGATCGTGTCGCCGGCGACGCGACATGGGGAAGCCTCGTGGCCGCCCACAGGGGGACGACTCTGGACACCTACGAGAAGGTTTTCCGCCACCATGCCTACACGGGCCGCTCGGGATCGATGTACGGCTACGAGGGAATCGGCTCGATCTACTGGCACATGGTCGCCAAACTGCTGGTGGCGGTACAGGAAGCGGCGGTCGAAGCGGTGTCCACCGGGGCGCAGTCCGATACGATCGAGCGGCTCGTCGACGCCTACTGGCGAGTGCGATCGGGTTTGGGTTTCAACAAGTCGGCCGCGGAATTCGGGGCCATCCCGCTCGACCCATATTCACATACACCCGCCCATTCAGGCGCACAGCAGCCGGGCATGACCGGGCTGGTCAAGGAAGAACTGCTGACCCGGCTGCTGGAAGTGGGGGTTCGGGTCGAGAGCGGGGAAATCCGGTTCGACCCTCGTTTCTTGCGACGGGAGGAGCTACTCGGCCAACCGGAGTCATGGCCGGTATACGACGTCGGGCTCGAACTGGGTGTGATTGAGCTCGAGGCGGGGTCGCTGGGTATGACCTTGTGCCAGGTGCCGGTTGTGGTGTCGGTGACATCTGGAGATGCCGGGATCGAGGTCGTGTTCGCCGACGGTACGGTCGAACACCAAGCCGGCCTGCGCCTGGATCGCCAGACCAGTGCCAGGGTCTTCGCCCGATCAGGCGAGGTAGCGCGGATCAATGCCCGGCTGCCGAAAGAGCTCGTCGAAGACAAGTAGGTTCCCGAGGTCGAAGCCGGCGCAAAGCCGGAAGGCATCGGAGCTTCGCCGCCCGGCAAAACCCTTAATTGAGTTGTTGAAGGAGATCGAAATGTCATATCGCAACCAGAGGACCCTGTCTTTGACCGGAGTCGATGCCTCGAGGCTCTCAGTAGAGGACCTGCGGGAGCTGATTCGTGAGATTCTCGCGGCCGGAATCCACGGCCTCTGCTTCAGCCCCTACGTGGAGGGCCAGGGCCCCGGCACGGAAGTCGGCGCCGCGCAGATTCGTGATCGATTGGCCGTCATCCAGCCGTTTGTCGGTTGGATACGCTCATTCTCCGCACGGGAAGGGAACGAGTTGATTCCCGCGATAGCGAAGGAGCAGGGTCTGCAGACGCTGGTCGGTCTGTGGATAGACGACGATCTGGAGAAGAACGAGATCGAACTGGCCAACGCGATCGCTATCGCCCGGGCAGGCAACGCCGGACTCCTGGCCGTGGGCAACGAGGTGCTCCTGCGCGGCGATCTCTCCGAGGATCAGCTCATCGATTACATCCAGCGCGTCAAGGCGGCAGTCCCCGGCGTAGATGTGGGTTACGTTGACGCCTATTTCGAGTTTGTGGACCACCCACGCGTAACTGAGGCCTGTGATGTCATCCTCGCCAACTGCTATCCGTTCTGGGAAGGTTGTCCGGCCGACCATGCACTGCTGTACATGAAGGAGATGTACCGTCGCGCCACCGGGGCAGCCGGCGGAAAGAAGGTCATCATCAGTGAGACCGGCTGGCCGAACATCGGTACCCCGGAGAAGGGTGCAGTGCCTTCCTATGAGAACGCCATGAAGTTCTTCATCGACACCTACCGGTGGGCCGAGGAGGAAGGCATTGAGGTCTTCTACTTCTCGGCATTCGACGAAGCCTGGAAGGTGGATGCTGAAGGAGACGTCGGCGCCTTCTGGGGCCTCTGGGACAAGGACGGCCGGCCGAAATATGTCTAAGTCACCAAGGGGAACCTTCAGCCGCGCCGATCCGTTGGTCCCGCACGGCAACGCTATCTGTTACTCGGGCTATCGAGAGAACCAGAGTCCCCGAACCGGCATGTACCCAAGCTATGCGGAGGTCAAAGAGGACCTTCTGATCCTGACTGCAAACTGGGACCATCTCAGACTGTACGACAGCAGCCGGCACGCCGAAATCGTGCTCGACGTGATTGATCGGGAAGACCTTGGTTTCAAGGTCATGCTCGGCCTGGATCTGGCTGCCGAGATGAGCAACCCCGCTTGTCCCTGGGGTGCGGACTTCAGCGACGAGACCCTCATCGCCAACCGGCAGGACAACGACGGTCAAGTCGACAAGGCGATCACACTGGCCAACCGCTACCGGGATATCGTGTCCTCCGTGGCGGTGGGCAATGAAGCCAGCGTCGAATGGACCGATCACATGGTGCCGTTGGAAAGCCTGATCGCCCGCGTCCAGAAGATCAAGAGCGAGATCGATCAACCGGTCACGTCTTGCGACAACTATGTCCCGTGGGCCGACAAGCTCGAACCGTTGGCAGCCGCTCTCGACTTCATCTCGGTGCACACATACCCGGTTTGGGAGTACCGGACCTTGTCGGACGCGCTCGCATACACGCAGCAGAACTACCAGTCCGTCGTCGATCGCTATCCCGGCAAGCCGGTCATGATCACGGAGGCCGGGTGGCCGACCGCCTCAAATGGGCGCGGCATCGATCCCTCGAATGCCTCCGAGGAACTCCAGGCGGAGTATTACGAAGAGCTCCTCGCCTGGACCAACGCCGAAGGGATCCTCACCTTCGTCTTCGAAGCATTCGACGAGCCCTGGAAAGGCTCACCTGATCCGTTGGAACCTGAGAAACACTGGGGCCTCTTCAGACTCGATCGCACTCCAAAGCTGGTGATGCAAGGGCTATACGGAGAACCTCACAGCTGATCAAACACTGCCCCCGAAACAGGTATCCATCGACCTCGAGCACCCGAGCCGGGCCGTCGAGTGAGGTGGGGACCGCTAAGCCCCCACCCCGCTCCGATCACTCGCCTGCGGGGGTCTCAGCTTCGACCAAACCGACCAGGTTGCCGGCCGGATCGTGGAACATCCCGAAGGTGACCATCCCCGGTATGACCGTTCTCGGTACAGCCGTCGTGGCCCCACCCGCTTCAGCCTTGGCAAGGTGCTCGTCGATCGAGTCCACCTCAACATACATGGCCTGGTACGACGGCATGTGCTCGTCCCCGGCCCCGATCGCGCCGGCCACGCCGGTGTCATCGGCCGGGACCATGGTGTACCCGCCAAAACCAGGAACCTCCTCACCATTCCACCCGAACAGGTCGTGGTAGAAGGTGTTCAGTGCGGAAGCGTCAGGTCCCATGAGCTCCCAGTGCACGATCTTGTGCGATGCCATACCTGCCTCCTCAGCTAGACGGCTCGAACATTTCCGAACACTATCCAAGCCTGCGAATTACGACGTCTGTGATAGGCGTCTTCTCTCGAGTCAGCTAGAAGGTTGCTCCGCAGCCGTCTTGAGTTGAGCAAGGCCCTTCTCGAAGTCGGGTCCAATCATCTTGTCCATGCTCTTGAAGATCCCTAGCAAGCGAGTCATCAACGTCTTTGGTCCGATCATCGTCCAGGTGACCGAAGTCGATTCTCCTTCAGACCGCAGGTCGAAAGTGGTGGTACTGCTGGATTTGAAGGGCTTGAGGAATTCGAGAGCGATCTCCACGCTCGACGGCTCAATCGCCCCGGTGATCTCCATCGTCCCTTCGCCTGCCTTGCGGTTGCCCGCCCAGGCATACTTGGCTCCCTTACCCCGGTCGGCTCCAGAGTAAGTGCGCCGGAGATTCGGATCGAGGTCATCCCAAGGCGACCACGAAGTCCATCGACGGAGATCGACAATATGCGAGTAAACGGCTTGGGCCGGCGCGCCGATGGACACTGAGCGTTGGACGGTATACGTGTCGGGCATCGGGTGAGACTAGGGCGGGAACGTCCGCTCGTCGAGGGATCCGAAGGCGTTGTGCCTTGCTCATCCACGAGACCTTTGAGAACAGCGATGAACTGAAGTTTCATCTCTCAAAAGGCACCAACTCGCTGGATAGCCCAGTTCGGGGTTGAGGGCACGCCGATTCTCCGAGGGCAGGACTCCCTGCCACTCCGCTTCCATTGTTCTTGTCCTCGGCGTCGCGGTAGCGGGCTCTCACGTTGTGGCGAATCTGTTACATGCTCGTAGCGAGGGAGCACGTGGTGTCGGATTGTGGAATAAAGACAGACACCGAAGCTGGAGGTACATCGTGAAACGCACCACTGTTCTCATCATCGGGCCGGCGATCCTCGCCGCTGAGTGTGGATCGAGCGCGGTAGGAAGCGCCGGGAACGTTCCGGATGATTCGGACGATGCCAAAGCGAACTGGATACTCGGATACCTGTTGAGCGCACAGGCAAGCGAGGCCGGGGAACCCTCCGAGCCGAAGATCGTTCTCACGGATACGTCGGGTGGGCAGACCACCGCCACAGCGGTGGACGCCGACCTCGAAGGAGACGACACGTTTGAAACCGATGAGCGGGTCACCGACCTGCTCTACGATCTGGCGAACACGATCGAAGCCCGAGGCGACCTCCGCCCGTTGGTCTCAACCGGCGGCCTGTATCTCG contains:
- a CDS encoding glycoside hydrolase family 3 protein → MISHDSTIEQLIAGMTPAEKIGQMTQASNEAITPREVADLSIGSVLSGGNGNPTPNTPSVWADMVGSFVEAAGQSGIPLVYGVDAVHGHSNVGGATIFPHNIGLGSAGDEGLVERIGQATATEMRATGIRWTFAPTVAVPQDIRWGRTYEGYGRDPELVAKQSAALVRGLQGSGQGPLSVLACAKHFVGDGATTWGTAPRFSWEHWWDGWGDSWQIDQGDARISEEQLRSIHLRPYIAALEAGVMTVMASYNSWNGEKLHAHHGLLSGVLKEELGFRGFVVSDWMGVDQIDSDYETSVVRAINAGVDMVMVPDDYLRFIEVMKRVTASGRIPVERIDDAVRRILRAKLAAGLFDPQPPTPPLSAVGSTEHRALAAEAVRGSAVLLKNDGALPLAAGARSIEVAGRAADDIGLQCGGWTVGWQGGSGRTTAGTTLLDGLRASSPHGIEFDPSGDFSSPNRPDIGIVCIAEPPYAEGPGDRATPTASDEDRAVFARMRERADVLVLVVYSGRPLVIPDLIDRADAVVAAWLPGSEGAALGEVLSGLHRFSARTSQPWPRSFEALDDPEPTPLFPAGHGLSPTAADAGRNSKTTPPEQVND
- a CDS encoding glycosyl hydrolase family 17 protein: MSYRNQRTLSLTGVDASRLSVEDLRELIREILAAGIHGLCFSPYVEGQGPGTEVGAAQIRDRLAVIQPFVGWIRSFSAREGNELIPAIAKEQGLQTLVGLWIDDDLEKNEIELANAIAIARAGNAGLLAVGNEVLLRGDLSEDQLIDYIQRVKAAVPGVDVGYVDAYFEFVDHPRVTEACDVILANCYPFWEGCPADHALLYMKEMYRRATGAAGGKKVIISETGWPNIGTPEKGAVPSYENAMKFFIDTYRWAEEEGIEVFYFSAFDEAWKVDAEGDVGAFWGLWDKDGRPKYV
- a CDS encoding glycosyl hydrolase family 17 protein, with the translated sequence MSKSPRGTFSRADPLVPHGNAICYSGYRENQSPRTGMYPSYAEVKEDLLILTANWDHLRLYDSSRHAEIVLDVIDREDLGFKVMLGLDLAAEMSNPACPWGADFSDETLIANRQDNDGQVDKAITLANRYRDIVSSVAVGNEASVEWTDHMVPLESLIARVQKIKSEIDQPVTSCDNYVPWADKLEPLAAALDFISVHTYPVWEYRTLSDALAYTQQNYQSVVDRYPGKPVMITEAGWPTASNGRGIDPSNASEELQAEYYEELLAWTNAEGILTFVFEAFDEPWKGSPDPLEPEKHWGLFRLDRTPKLVMQGLYGEPHS
- a CDS encoding VOC family protein; its protein translation is MASHKIVHWELMGPDASALNTFYHDLFGWNGEEVPGFGGYTMVPADDTGVAGAIGAGDEHMPSYQAMYVEVDSIDEHLAKAEAGGATTAVPRTVIPGMVTFGMFHDPAGNLVGLVEAETPAGE
- a CDS encoding SRPBCC family protein; the protein is MPDTYTVQRSVSIGAPAQAVYSHIVDLRRWTSWSPWDDLDPNLRRTYSGADRGKGAKYAWAGNRKAGEGTMEITGAIEPSSVEIALEFLKPFKSSSTTTFDLRSEGESTSVTWTMIGPKTLMTRLLGIFKSMDKMIGPDFEKGLAQLKTAAEQPSS